The stretch of DNA TGTGGTAGCGGAAGTGGTGAAAAAGGTGCGGGGAGCGGTACCTTGGGATGCCCGTCGCGGCGCCGGGTGCGCCGCGTTGTGCATCGGGTGGTACCGCTCCCCGCTCCCCGCTCCTTTTGCACCACTTCCGCTACCACATGCGTTGATTCCGGTTATGTACCTGCGGCCGGCTTCCGTACTTTGGCGCCGTGCTCAAGTCCGACCCTTCCACCTGGACCGATGCGCGCCACCGAGACGGCGTGGCCGCGGAAGTGCTCGTTGCCGGCGTGATGCGCGCGCAGGGCTACGAGATCCTCGAACACCGGTTCCGCCATCATCGGCACGACGTGGACCTGGTTGCCCGGCGAGGCGCCGTGGTCGTGTTCGTGGAAGTGAAAGCGCGCTCCGACAGCCGGTTCGGCACTCCCGCCCAGTCGGTGACTCCCCGCAAGCGCCTCGAGCTGGTGCGCGCGGCCGGCGCCTGGCTCCAGCGCCACGGCCGCCCCGGGGACTGCTGCCGCTTCGACGTGATCGCGGTCCAGGGAGCCCGGGTCGAATGGCTCCAGTCGGCCTTCAGGCCGGGCTGGCGCTAATGGGCTTTCGGTATATATTCGGGGTGTCGGGTGCTGGGTTTTGGATGCCCGCCGGCGTGGCTGATCTACCGCCGGGCTGTGCATCCCCCTACACCCTGCACCCCACACCCTACACCCTTTTTTCTTGAGGTCCGCATGCCTGCCGATCCGCAAGACGACCGCCGCAAGGCCCTTAACCTCGCCATCGCCCAGATCGAGAAATCCTGCGGCAAAGGCTCGATCATGCGAATGGGGTCGGAGCGGTTCCGGGTGAGGGTGGACTTCATTCCGACCGGGGCGATAAACTTGGACGCCGCCATCGGCATCGGCGGCATCCCGCGCGGCCGGGTCACGGAGATCTTCGGGCCGGAGTCGTCCGGCAAGACCACGCTGGCGCTGCATGTCTCGGCCAACGCCCAGAAGGCTGGGGGCGTCGCCGCATACATAGACGCGGAGCACGCGCTGGACGTGGAGTTCGCGCGCAAGCTCGGCGTGGACGTGGACAACCTCCTGATCTCGCAGCCGGACACCGGGGAGCAGGGGCTGGAGATCTGCGACATCCTGGTGCGCTCGGGCGCGGTGGACGTAGTGGTGATCGACTCGGTGGCGGCGCTGGTCCCCAAGGCGGAGATCGAGGGGGACATGGGCGACTCGCACGTCGGGCTCCAGGCGCGGCTCATGAGCCAGGCGCTTCGCAAGCTCGCCGGCGCGATCAACCGCTCGCGCACGTCCGTGATCTTCATCAACCAGCTGCGCGAGAAGATCGGCGTCATGTACGGCAACCCGGAGACGACCTCGGGCGGGCGGGCGCTGAAGTTCTACGCTTCGGTGCGGCTCGACGTCCGTCGCATCGGCCCCGTGAAGGAGCGCGACGTGGTGATCGGGAACCGCACCCGCGTCAAGGTGGTGAAGAACAAGGTGGCCCCCCCGTTCCGGCAGGCCGAGTTCGACATCATGTTCGACGAGGGGATCAGCCACTCGGCGCTGCTGGTGGATCTCGCCAGCGAGTCGGGCGTCATC from Gemmatimonadales bacterium encodes:
- the recA gene encoding recombinase RecA; this translates as MPADPQDDRRKALNLAIAQIEKSCGKGSIMRMGSERFRVRVDFIPTGAINLDAAIGIGGIPRGRVTEIFGPESSGKTTLALHVSANAQKAGGVAAYIDAEHALDVEFARKLGVDVDNLLISQPDTGEQGLEICDILVRSGAVDVVVIDSVAALVPKAEIEGDMGDSHVGLQARLMSQALRKLAGAINRSRTSVIFINQLREKIGVMYGNPETTSGGRALKFYASVRLDVRRIGPVKERDVVIGNRTRVKVVKNKVAPPFRQAEFDIMFDEGISHSALLVDLASESGVIEKSGAWYAYNGQKIGQGRENTKLFLRDNPALMTEIEGKVKEALGMKPGAVVEEEVSSEE
- a CDS encoding YraN family protein, whose protein sequence is MLKSDPSTWTDARHRDGVAAEVLVAGVMRAQGYEILEHRFRHHRHDVDLVARRGAVVVFVEVKARSDSRFGTPAQSVTPRKRLELVRAAGAWLQRHGRPGDCCRFDVIAVQGARVEWLQSAFRPGWR